The following nucleotide sequence is from Betaproteobacteria bacterium.
TGACGAAGTCGCGCTGGCTTTCGAGCAGCTTCGTGAGTCCGCTGGAGTCGAGCTTGCCCACGGCTACCTGATTCTTCAGGAAGCCGAAGAGGAGCGGGGCGCCCATCGCGAACATCTTTTCGATGGCGGCGGTGCCGAGCCCGCTCGCCTTCGCCGCCGTTTCCGCCACGTTGCTGAAGCGGTCACCGAACAGTCCCTTCACCATGTTCGAGCCGAGCGTCATGAGATTCTCGGCCGCCGGCCCGCCGCTGAACATCTTGGTCATGCTGCTGGCGATGTCGGTGCCGATGCTCGGGCTGTTGATGGCGTTGAGCAGGCTGGAGGCGCCGGCCGGGGTCGAACCCTGCTGCACGACGGCACCGAGCAGAGACGGGAAGACGGTGCTCATGGCGGCCTTGGTCATCGTTTCCGACGCGTTGAGATAGCTGCTCGCGAGGCGCGAGAACTCGCTGCCGAAGGACGTCATCATCGATTCCAGGATGTTCGTGGCCATGCTTTTCCTCCTTGCTGGGTATTGGAATGTTTGTGGTGGTTAGGGTTGCGCGGGCGACCGTGGAATCAGAACCGCGGCAGGTCGGGAAAGCGCTCCTGACCGGCCTTCACGTGCATGGCACCGAACTCGGCACAGCGGTGCAGGGTCGGTACGGCCTTGCCCGGGTTGAGCAGCGTGCGCGCGTCGAATGCATGCTTCACGGCGTGGAACGTCTCGAGCTCGGTCGCGCGAAATTGCAGGCACATCTGATCGATCTTCTCGACACCGACGCCGTGCTCGCCGGTGATGGTGCCGCCGGCGTCGATGCACAGCTCGAGGATGCGGGCGCCGAAATGCTCCGCAGTCTCGAGCTGACCCGGCAGGTTCGCGTCGAACATGATGAGCGGGTGAAGGTTGCCGTCGCCGGCGTGGAACACGTTGGCGCAGGCCAATCCGAATTCCTCCGACAGGTCGGCGACACCCTTCAGCACCCGGCCCAGGTTCTTGCGCGGGATAGTGCCATCCATGCAGTAGTAGTCGGGCTTGATGCGTCCCACCGCCGGGAACGCCGCCTTGCGCCCCGACCAGAGCTTGAGGCGCTCGGCCTCGTCGCGCGAGACGCGAATGTCGGTGGCACCGCTTACGCGGAGCACATCGGCCACCTTCGCGATCTCCGCCTCGACCTCGGCCGCCGTGCCGTCCGCTTCACACAGCAATATCGCGGCGGCATCGAGGGGATACCCGGCGTGCACGAACTCCTCGACCGCGCGGGTGGCGAGCTGGTCCATCATCTCCAGACCTGCCGGCACGATGCCGGCCGCGATGAGGCTGGCGACGGCTTCACCGGCGCGGATCACGTCGTCGAACGCCGCCATGACCACCGTCGCCTTCTCCGGCTTCGGCGTGAGCTTGACCGTGATCTCGGTGACCACGCCGAGCAGGCCTTCCGAGCCGGTCACCAGCGCGAGCAGGTCGTAACCCGCTGCATCCAGCGCATCCGCGCCGATATCGAGAATATCGCCCTCGATCGTCGCCATGCGCAGCTTGAGGATGTTGTGCACCGTCAGCCCGTATTTGAGGCAGTGCACGCCGCCCGAGTTCTCGGCCACGTTGCCGCCGATGGTGCAGGCGATCTGGCTCGACGGGTCGGGCGCATAGTAGAGCCCGTGCTTGGCCACGGCTTCGGAGATGGCGAGATTGCGCACGCCGGGCTGGACGCGGGCAGTACGCGCGAGCGGATCGATGTGGAGAATGCTCTTCAGGCGGGCAAGCGACAGCAGCACGCCCTCTTCGATGGGCAAGGCGCCACCGGACAGTCCGGTGCCGGCACCGCGGGCGACCACCGGCACGCCCGCCTCGAAGCAGATGCTCAGCACCTTCGCCACCTCCTGCTCGTCGCCCGGCAGCACGGCGATCATCGGCAGGCGGCGATACGCCGAGAGGCCGTCGCATTCGTACGGCCGCAGATCCTCCTGCTCCCACAGGACGGCGCTCGATGGCAGGAAGTTGCGGAACAGCCGGACCAGCCGATCCCTGTCGACGATGCGCGGGGGGGTGTCGTTCGCGCCCATTCTCAGTCCTCCTCCGCCAGATGTCGTGCCCGCGTCGACCGCGTGGCCGCGCCTGAAGCGCGCGATGCCCCGCCGGCCCACGTCGTCGCCGACGTCCTGGTATGCCTCCGTGAGATTCACAGCTTATAGTCTTGGCGGGCGTTTTGCGAGCGCCCGATGGCTGCGGCCGGTGCGCTCGATCTGCTGCCCTGGACACGCCGTGCCGGGTGCGCAGTCGAACATCCGGGCTAGAATAGGCGCCATCGTCCATGCGCCTTTCAAGGAACGGGCGCGTCTGCTCATCCACCGCGGAGGCCCCCATGTCCCAGTCCGATGCAGCCGTTGCCGAGGCGACGGCGGAGCAACTCTTCCAGCCGATCAAGCTTGGTCCGTACACCCTGCCGCACCGGGTGGTGATGGCGCCACTCACGCGCTCGCGCGCGCGCCAGCCGGGCAACGTTCCCTCTGCGCTCAATGCCTGCTACTACGCGCAACGGGCGTCTGCGGCATTGATCATCAGCGAGGCGACGCAGGTGTCGATGCAGGGGCAGGGTTACGCCTGGACGCCGGGGATCCACAGCCGCGAGCAGATCTCCGGCTGGCGCATGGTGGCCGATGCGGTGCACGAGGCGGGTGGCCTCATGTTCATGCAGCTCTGGCATGTCGGCCGCATCTCGCACCCGGCGCTGCAGCCGGACGGCATGCTGCCGGTCGCGCCATCGGCGATCCGGCCCGCCGGCGATGCCTTCATCGAGGACGCCCGCGGCGAGGGCACGCTGGTGCCCTTCGTCACACCGCGCGCGCTGCAGATCGAGGAGATTCCCTACATCGTCCGCCAGTACGCAGTCGGTGCGCGCCATGCACGCAGCGCCGGGCTCGACGGCGTCGAGATCCACGGTGCCAACGGTTATCTGCTCGACCAGTTCGTCAATTCCGGCACCAACCATCGCACCGACGCCTACGGCGGCTCGGTCGAGCATCGCGCACGGCTGCTGCTGGAGGTGGTCGAGGCGACGTGCGAGGTATGGGGTCCCGACCGCGTCGGCGTGCGTCTGTCGCCGCTCGGGACCTTCAACGACATGCACGACGACGACCCCGAGGCGACCTTCGGCTACATCGCGAGTCAGCTGAACGACTTCAGGCTCGCCTATCTGCACCTCGTCAACCCGGGTGCCGCGGCCATGGACCGCGGAGAGCAACCGGGTGCCGATGCCACGCGCATTCTCGCACTGATGCGTGAGAAGTATCACGGCAACCTCATGATCGCGGGCGGCTTCGATCACGCGTCGGCAGCGGCCTGGCTGCAAGCCGGGCGCTGCGATCTCATCGCCTTCGGCCGCAAGTTCATCGCCAATCCCGATCTGCCGCAGCGATTGCGCATCGGCGCACCGCTCCAGGCGGACGATCCGTCCACTTACTACGGCGGCGGCGCCAAGGGATACACCGACTATCCGACGCTCGCGCAGGAACGCGGCGAGCAGCCCAAGCCCTGCGTCGACGAGCGCTGGCGGTAGCTGGCCAGCGGTCGCGCGCGGCCATCGGGCATGTCGATCGCGCCTTCTGCCGATCTTGCCGAGTATGGGCCGTGGAATCCCGGCATCGCGTCGGAGTTGCCGCCACGGCTCACGCCGCTCGCCACGATCTTCCGTCCGGAGAATGTCTACACGAGCCTCAACGCCCTGCGTGAGCTGCAGGACCTGACGGGCTTGCCGCGCGAGGAACTGGTCGTGTTCCGGCCGCAGCGGCTGGCGGTGCATGAGCTCCTGATTCGCGTGACGGCGGATCTCACGGTGCCGGACGGCTCTCGCGTCGAGGATCTCGGCATCAACTTCCGCCGCATGACGCACACCATCCTTACCGGCTACCTCCAGCCGCACATGGCCACGATCGTCGCCGCCTACGAGGCGGCGGGACAGCGCATCTCGGAGGTCGTCACCGCCGAGCTGCGGCGTTTGTTGCAAAGTGCCGCTGCACCGGAAACGGCTCCGCGGTCCGGTGCGCTTGCCGCGTTGCTGCGCCGCTTGGGTGCAAGGCGGGAGGCGCCGCCGCGCGAGAGCGATGCCGAGCGCGAGGAGCGCGTGTTGCGCAACTGGGCCCATGCTGCGCGGTCGCGGGAGAGTTCCCTGGAGCGGGCGGCCTTTCGCGCACTCCATCGGGTCGTCTCGGTGGTCCGGGCGAAGCACGGCCGCGTCTGGGGCGATGCCGGCCTGCTGGCACCGATTGCCACCGGCATGGCCTGCAACGAGCACGGGGCCGAGGTGGTCGGCGACCTGATCGGGCCGCACGTGGCGCGTGCCGTCGCTGCGGAAGGGTATCGATGGCTGCCGACCCAGGAGCGGCCGGTGGTGATGAACACCAAGGGTGCATCGGCTTCGGGGAAGAGCACCCTGCGACCGCTGCAGAAGCGGCTCGCCGCCGAGATCGACGTCGCGTGGAACGATTTCGCGCTGATCAGTCCGGACATCTGGCGCAAGTATCTGCTCGACTACGGCTCGCTCGGCGAGCACTTCCGCTACGCCGGGACGTTCACCGGGCTCGAACTCGCGGTGGTGGACCAGAAGCTCGACCTTTACATGGCGCGCAAGGCCGAGCGGCGCACGATGTCGCATCTGCTGATCGACCGTTTCCGCTTCGACAGCTTTGCGGCAGATTCGGACGAGGCCGGCAGCAATCTGCTGACGCGGTTCGCGCGGCTCGCCTACCTGTTCTTCATGATCACGCCGCCGCACGAGACCGTCGAGCGCTCGTGGAAACGCGGGCTCGAGGTCGGCCGCTTCAAGGCGGTGGACGACCTGCTTGCGCACAACGTCGAGGCGTATACCGGCATGCCGGAACTCTTCTTCACCTGGGCGTTGCGCACCGGCATGGCGGTGCACTACGAGTTCCTCGACAACGACGTCCCCTACGGCGAGCGCCCGCGCACGGTGGCCTTCGGCTGGAACGGCGACATGGTGATACTCGACGTGAAGCGTCTGCTCGATATCGATCGGTACCGGAAGATCGACGTCGATGCGAGGCAACCCGAGCAGGTCTATCCCGGGGCGGCCGCGATGGCTGCCGACTGCAACACGCAGTTCCTGCGCGATTGCGCGCGTCGACTCGCATCACTCACCTTCGCCGATCGCGACAGCGGTCGCATCTATGCGCGCGCCGAAGCCGGGCGTCTGTCGTTTGTCGATCCCGAGGCCCTGGAGGTCGCGGCGCGCGATCCGCAAACGCGCGCCGGACTGCTTGCCGTGTCGTCCGAAGCGTTTGCCGCCGAGCACCCTTTGGCGGGAGCGCCGGCGCTTCTGGATGCTGCCCGGTATCACACCCTCGGTTGCTGGGGGGACGGCTCGTGACGGGGCGATTTATCGCCGCCTGCGCGGCGTCCCATGCTGCCGGCGACCGCGTAACCCTGCACAGGGAGGCACGATGAGCAACGAATGCCGCTACGCCGTCAGCGAGACCCTCC
It contains:
- a CDS encoding FAD-binding protein — its product is MGANDTPPRIVDRDRLVRLFRNFLPSSAVLWEQEDLRPYECDGLSAYRRLPMIAVLPGDEQEVAKVLSICFEAGVPVVARGAGTGLSGGALPIEEGVLLSLARLKSILHIDPLARTARVQPGVRNLAISEAVAKHGLYYAPDPSSQIACTIGGNVAENSGGVHCLKYGLTVHNILKLRMATIEGDILDIGADALDAAGYDLLALVTGSEGLLGVVTEITVKLTPKPEKATVVMAAFDDVIRAGEAVASLIAAGIVPAGLEMMDQLATRAVEEFVHAGYPLDAAAILLCEADGTAAEVEAEIAKVADVLRVSGATDIRVSRDEAERLKLWSGRKAAFPAVGRIKPDYYCMDGTIPRKNLGRVLKGVADLSEEFGLACANVFHAGDGNLHPLIMFDANLPGQLETAEHFGARILELCIDAGGTITGEHGVGVEKIDQMCLQFRATELETFHAVKHAFDARTLLNPGKAVPTLHRCAEFGAMHVKAGQERFPDLPRF
- a CDS encoding alkene reductase, encoding MSQSDAAVAEATAEQLFQPIKLGPYTLPHRVVMAPLTRSRARQPGNVPSALNACYYAQRASAALIISEATQVSMQGQGYAWTPGIHSREQISGWRMVADAVHEAGGLMFMQLWHVGRISHPALQPDGMLPVAPSAIRPAGDAFIEDARGEGTLVPFVTPRALQIEEIPYIVRQYAVGARHARSAGLDGVEIHGANGYLLDQFVNSGTNHRTDAYGGSVEHRARLLLEVVEATCEVWGPDRVGVRLSPLGTFNDMHDDDPEATFGYIASQLNDFRLAYLHLVNPGAAAMDRGEQPGADATRILALMREKYHGNLMIAGGFDHASAAAWLQAGRCDLIAFGRKFIANPDLPQRLRIGAPLQADDPSTYYGGGAKGYTDYPTLAQERGEQPKPCVDERWR